One Falco peregrinus isolate bFalPer1 chromosome 6, bFalPer1.pri, whole genome shotgun sequence DNA segment encodes these proteins:
- the LOC101910573 gene encoding zinc finger protein 239-like, which produces MSENEGDLQPDGLQAAEPPGAISDFFMREASLPSCDGAASHPRPDFFPPEPEPEKTSRCGFRKRKETVVHQRAFMGEKPYICIECGQSFNRSSDLIRHQRIHTGEKPYMCADCGKSFSRRSHLIQHQRVHTGERPYQCKDCGKSFSQSTHLVQHQRNHTGERPYVCAKCGRNFYQNSGLLRHANFHTGEKPYKCPQCGKRFSDSSNLIAHQRLHTGEKPYKCADCNKCFSESSKLVIHRRVHTGEKPYLCPDCGKSFSQRSHLVQHRRTHTGEKPYKCAECGTCFSDNSTLIRHRRTHTGEKPFKCSHCGKSFSRNSYLVSHQRVHVW; this is translated from the coding sequence ATGAGCGAGAATGAGGGGGATCTCCAGCCAgatgggctgcaggcagctgagccCCCTGGGGCCATTTCGGACTTTTTCATGAGGGAAGCCTCTCTGCCAAGCTGCGACGGGGCAGCATCCCATCCAAGGCCAGACTTTTTCCCCCCAGAGCCGGAGCCGGAGAAAACTTCTCGCTGCGGCTTCCGGAAGCGTAAGGAGACGGTGGTGCACCAGCGAGCATTCATGGGAGAGAAGCCCTACATCTGCATCGAGTGCGGGCAGAGCTTCAACCGCAGCTCCGACCTGATCCGGCACCAGAGGATCCACACTGGGGAGAAGCCGTACATGTGTGCTGACTGTGGCAAGAGCTTCAGCCGCCGCTCCCACCTTATCCAGCACCAGCGTGTCCACACGGGCGAGCGGCCATACCAATGTAAGGACTGCGGGAAGAGCTTCAGCCAGAGCACACACCTGGTGCAGCACCAGCGCAACCACACTGGCGAGAGGCCTTATGTCTGCGCCAAGTGTGGAAGGAACTTCTACCAGAACTCAGGCCTGCTCCGCCACGCAAACTTTCACACAGGCGAGAAACCCTACAAGTGCCCCCAGTGCGGGAAGCGCTTCAGCGACAGCTCCAACCTCATTGCCCACCAGCGGCTCCACACGGGTGAGAAGCCCTACAAGTGTGCTGACTGCAACAAGTGCTTCAGTGAGAGCTCGAAGCTGGTCATTCACCGGCGTGTCCACACAGGTGAGAAGCCATACTTGTGCCCTGACTGCGGGAAGAGTTTCAGCCAGCGCTCGCACCTTGTCCAGCACCGTCGCACCCACACTGGAGAGAAGCCCTACAAGTGTGCCGAGTGTGGGACCTGCTTCAGTGACAACTCTACCCTCATACGTCATCGTCGTACCCACACTGGGGAGAAACCTTTCAAGTGCTCCCACTGTGGGAAGAGCTTCAGTCGTAACTCTTACTTAGTCTCACACCAGCGGGTGCATGTGTGGTAG